From the genome of Geothrix sp. 21YS21S-4, one region includes:
- a CDS encoding NADH-quinone oxidoreductase subunit I, with protein MNKILRTLIPFDIAKGLSITGKHFSKVFFTANRRKVPYHIVSEYPEVPVKVQPRYRGRLTLLKDDQGEIKCVCCLACEKICPTQVITIEKGKKEGRKMPFPVRYDFEMERCIFCEFCVESCGFDSIILNHQFELAAYNREDFSLGMEGLEQNMFDPSPVGKFSVAED; from the coding sequence ATGAACAAGATCCTGAGGACCCTGATCCCCTTCGACATCGCCAAGGGCCTGTCCATCACCGGCAAGCACTTCAGCAAGGTGTTCTTCACCGCCAACCGCCGGAAGGTGCCGTACCACATCGTGTCGGAATACCCCGAGGTCCCCGTCAAGGTGCAGCCCCGCTACCGCGGCCGCCTCACCCTGCTGAAGGACGACCAGGGCGAGATCAAGTGCGTGTGCTGCCTGGCCTGCGAGAAGATCTGCCCCACGCAGGTGATCACCATCGAGAAGGGCAAGAAGGAGGGGCGCAAGATGCCCTTCCCGGTCCGCTACGACTTCGAGATGGAGCGCTGCATCTTCTGCGAGTTCTGCGTGGAGAGCTGCGGCTTCGATTCCATCATCCTCAACCACCAGTTCGAGCTGGCCGCCTACAACCGGGAGGATTTCTCCCTGGGCATGGAAGGCCTCGAGCAGAACATGTTCGACCCCTCCCCCGTCGGCAAGTTCAGCGTGGCTGAAGACTGA
- a CDS encoding NADH-quinone oxidoreductase subunit J has product MEHLIETIGRNLFTVFGAMALGGAAFMVASRSAVHSVLGFLFAMLSIAGCFLSLEAEFLGMAQILVYAGGIVVLFLFVVMLVELSKAKENRIFQKQTRAGVIAAAVGAVAFLTIFRKAVFGAASVDALVLRPDLAHGLNVAKQNAQAVSRGLYADYLLPFEILSVILLVALVGAVVLAKTERV; this is encoded by the coding sequence ATGGAACATCTCATCGAAACGATCGGCCGGAATCTGTTCACGGTCTTCGGCGCCATGGCGCTGGGCGGCGCCGCGTTCATGGTCGCCTCCCGGAGCGCCGTCCACAGCGTGCTCGGGTTCCTCTTCGCGATGCTGAGCATCGCGGGCTGCTTCCTCTCTTTGGAGGCGGAATTCCTCGGCATGGCCCAGATCCTGGTCTACGCGGGCGGCATCGTGGTGCTCTTCCTCTTCGTCGTGATGCTCGTCGAGCTGAGCAAGGCGAAGGAGAATCGTATCTTCCAGAAGCAGACCCGCGCCGGGGTGATCGCCGCCGCCGTGGGAGCTGTCGCCTTCCTGACCATCTTCCGGAAGGCCGTGTTCGGTGCCGCTTCGGTCGACGCGCTGGTGCTGCGCCCGGATCTGGCCCACGGGCTGAACGTGGCGAAGCAGAACGCCCAGGCCGTGAGCCGGGGCCTCTATGCGGACTACCTGCTGCCCTTCGAGATCCTCAGCGTGATCCTCCTCGTCGCGCTCGTGGGCGCGGTGGTCCTGGCCAAGACGGAGCGGGTGTGA
- the nuoK gene encoding NADH-quinone oxidoreductase subunit NuoK: protein MVSLNTVLFISFLLFSIGVAGVLIRRNALVILMCVELMLNAANLNFIAFARHSGSVSGQAFALLIMGFAAAEVAVGLALVVALYRKRDTVQVDDINLLKG, encoded by the coding sequence ATGGTCAGCCTCAACACGGTCCTCTTCATCTCCTTCCTCCTGTTCTCCATCGGCGTGGCGGGCGTCCTCATCCGCCGCAACGCCCTGGTGATCCTCATGTGCGTGGAGCTGATGCTCAACGCAGCCAACCTGAACTTCATCGCCTTCGCCCGCCACAGCGGGTCCGTGTCCGGCCAGGCCTTCGCCCTGCTGATCATGGGCTTCGCCGCCGCGGAAGTGGCGGTGGGACTCGCGCTCGTGGTGGCCCTCTACCGCAAGCGCGACACCGTCCAGGTGGACGACATCAATCTGCTGAAGGGATGA
- the nuoL gene encoding NADH-quinone oxidoreductase subunit L, whose amino-acid sequence MTADMTLTHGANALATAASHPSSLLWLIPFLPLFGFLVNGLTGRRLKRTGVVDFFALGSVGAAFLLTLWHFAQLVGLPAEGRSIHQQLWTWFSVGGAQVMGGLTTYKIAWAYKFDVLSGCMALLVTGAGFLIHLFSTGYMAEERNDGRYYRFMAYLNLFVFSMLNLILGANIMMMFLGWEGVGLCSYLLIGFYFDKESAAIAGKKAFVTNRIGDFGFMLGFFLIFQVFGSLDYDTLMGSVREVVNLPAITLYGHTASPTWWFNLIGCCLFVGAMGKSAQIPLYVWLPDAMAGPTPVSALIHAATMVTSGLYMITRLNFIYVNAPTALAVVLAFGSLTAFVAATMGLAQYDIKKVLAYSTVSQLGFMFMGMGAGAFTAGMFHVFTHAFFKASLFLGSGAVIAACHHEQDMRNMGGLKKLMPITAMSMILATFAIAGIFPFSGFFSKDEILWKVFEGWYNHGHYNGPALNLVAWILGMLGAFCTAFYMTRLIAMTFYGEYRGAGHDPHGLSVPSEAHGHGHDDHGHGEPAHGHDDHAVAHGHGAHAQDSHGHDAHDDHGHGPTEVSWRMWFPVAVLACLAVVGGFLNYPESLHRILPIVPAEIFSKWLEPLLYQAAPAHHGEHVPPAIEYGLMAWATLVWAPGAMLLAWWIYKVDPTWSRARAFVTRFPNLFRWVNAKYYVDEFYEAALIGPIKRFSAQLWSFDTWVVDGMVNGAARVTLIWAHIMHWVDQKLVDGAVNLTAFVVQETSSVFRSLQSGRVQHYAFVMFVGFLVFAFWKFLA is encoded by the coding sequence ATGACTGCCGACATGACCCTGACGCACGGCGCGAACGCCCTGGCGACCGCCGCGTCCCACCCGAGCAGCCTGCTCTGGCTGATCCCCTTCCTGCCCTTGTTCGGCTTCCTCGTGAACGGCCTCACCGGCCGCCGCCTGAAGCGCACCGGCGTGGTGGACTTCTTCGCCCTCGGCAGCGTGGGCGCGGCCTTCCTGCTCACCCTCTGGCACTTCGCGCAGCTCGTGGGCCTGCCCGCCGAGGGCCGGTCGATCCACCAGCAGCTGTGGACCTGGTTCAGCGTGGGCGGCGCGCAGGTGATGGGCGGGCTCACCACCTACAAGATCGCGTGGGCCTACAAGTTCGACGTCCTCAGCGGCTGCATGGCCCTGCTGGTGACCGGCGCCGGCTTCCTGATCCACCTGTTCAGCACCGGCTACATGGCCGAGGAGCGGAACGACGGCCGCTACTACCGCTTCATGGCCTATCTGAACCTGTTCGTGTTCAGCATGCTCAACCTGATCCTGGGCGCCAACATCATGATGATGTTCCTGGGCTGGGAGGGCGTGGGCCTCTGCTCCTACCTGCTCATCGGGTTCTACTTCGACAAGGAATCCGCCGCCATCGCGGGGAAGAAGGCCTTCGTCACGAACCGCATCGGCGACTTCGGGTTCATGCTTGGGTTCTTCCTGATCTTCCAGGTCTTCGGAAGCCTCGACTACGACACGCTGATGGGCTCCGTCCGCGAAGTGGTGAACCTGCCGGCCATCACCCTCTACGGCCACACCGCCAGCCCCACCTGGTGGTTCAACCTCATCGGCTGCTGCCTGTTCGTGGGCGCTATGGGCAAGTCCGCGCAGATCCCCCTCTACGTCTGGCTGCCGGACGCCATGGCCGGTCCGACGCCCGTCTCCGCCCTGATCCACGCCGCCACCATGGTGACCAGCGGCCTCTACATGATCACGCGGCTGAACTTCATCTACGTCAACGCCCCCACGGCCCTGGCGGTGGTTCTGGCGTTCGGATCGCTGACGGCCTTCGTGGCCGCCACCATGGGTCTGGCCCAGTACGACATCAAGAAGGTGCTGGCCTACTCCACCGTGTCCCAGCTGGGCTTCATGTTCATGGGCATGGGCGCCGGAGCTTTCACCGCGGGCATGTTCCACGTCTTCACCCACGCCTTCTTCAAGGCCAGCCTCTTCCTCGGATCCGGCGCGGTGATCGCGGCCTGCCACCACGAGCAGGACATGCGGAACATGGGCGGCCTCAAGAAGCTGATGCCCATCACCGCCATGAGCATGATCCTGGCGACCTTCGCCATCGCCGGCATCTTCCCCTTCTCGGGCTTCTTCTCGAAGGACGAGATCCTGTGGAAGGTCTTCGAGGGATGGTACAACCACGGCCACTACAACGGTCCCGCCCTGAACCTGGTGGCCTGGATCCTCGGCATGCTGGGCGCCTTCTGCACCGCTTTCTACATGACCCGTCTCATCGCCATGACCTTCTACGGCGAGTATCGCGGAGCAGGGCACGATCCCCACGGCCTGAGTGTGCCCTCGGAGGCTCATGGCCACGGCCATGACGACCACGGGCACGGCGAGCCGGCGCACGGCCACGATGATCACGCGGTCGCGCACGGTCACGGGGCTCACGCCCAGGATTCCCATGGACACGATGCGCACGACGACCACGGCCACGGCCCCACGGAAGTCTCCTGGCGGATGTGGTTCCCCGTTGCGGTTCTCGCGTGCCTGGCGGTGGTCGGCGGATTCCTGAACTACCCGGAGAGCCTGCATCGCATCCTGCCCATCGTGCCCGCCGAGATCTTCAGCAAGTGGCTGGAGCCGCTGCTCTACCAGGCGGCGCCCGCTCACCACGGCGAGCACGTGCCTCCCGCGATCGAGTACGGCCTCATGGCCTGGGCCACCCTGGTGTGGGCGCCGGGCGCCATGCTGCTGGCCTGGTGGATCTACAAGGTGGATCCTACCTGGAGCCGGGCGAGGGCCTTCGTCACCCGCTTCCCGAACCTGTTCCGCTGGGTGAACGCCAAGTACTACGTGGACGAGTTCTACGAGGCCGCCCTCATCGGGCCCATCAAGCGCTTCTCCGCCCAGCTCTGGAGCTTCGATACCTGGGTGGTGGACGGCATGGTGAACGGCGCGGCGCGCGTCACGCTCATCTGGGCGCACATCATGCACTGGGTGGACCAGAAGCTGGTGGACGGCGCGGTCAACCTCACCGCCTTCGTGGTGCAGGAGACCAGCTCGGTCTTCCGCAGCCTGCAGAGCGGCCGCGTCCAGCACTACGCCTTCGTGATGTTCGTCGGCTTCCTCGTCTTCGCCTTCTGGAAATTCCTCGCCTAG
- a CDS encoding NuoM family protein: protein MFTANTTLMLVATFLPLLGALVLLLVPKDQRRVFEIGSLLVMLASLLLSLPFWFGYDRASDAVQWAAAWNWIPALGVKFSVGMDGISLLLWLLTTFIGPIAVACSFTSIEERHKEYYLWMLVLQTAMLGVFITQDMFLFYLFWEVMLVPMYFLIGIWGGPQKLYAAIKLFLYTLAGSVLMLVAILAIYFLQHKTTGAYDFSLASFQAMAPVIAQQSKVYQTLMALAFFIGFAIKVPMFPFHTWLPDAHVQAPTAGSVILAAILLKMGTYGFIRFLLPILPTATKELMPWLIALALIGIIYGALVAMIQKDMKKLVAYSSVSHLGLCMLGIFALNPYGIKGGLFQMINHGISTSGLFLAVGIVYERRHTRMIADYGGLSKTMPVYATIFMIMTMSSIGLPVLNGFIGEGVILMGSFQAFPWAAVVATLGIILGAAYMLWMFQRVMFGPISPVNEKMSDLNLREVLYFAPLVAAAFWIGLYPKPIMDVMDAPVRKLVEQVRPGFHAAESLAAKQAAAAKLGMQGMAAPAHEAAGHEAAPAGHEAPAAHAPAHGGGH, encoded by the coding sequence ATGTTCACCGCTAACACGACACTGATGCTGGTGGCGACCTTCCTGCCCCTCCTGGGCGCGCTGGTCCTCCTCCTCGTGCCCAAGGACCAGCGCCGGGTCTTCGAGATCGGCTCCCTGCTGGTGATGCTCGCCAGCCTGCTCCTGAGCCTGCCCTTCTGGTTCGGCTACGACCGCGCCAGCGACGCGGTCCAGTGGGCCGCCGCCTGGAACTGGATCCCCGCCCTCGGGGTGAAGTTCAGCGTGGGCATGGATGGCATCAGCCTCCTGCTCTGGCTCCTCACCACCTTCATCGGGCCCATCGCCGTGGCCTGCTCCTTCACCTCCATCGAGGAGCGGCACAAGGAGTACTACCTCTGGATGCTGGTGCTCCAGACGGCCATGCTCGGCGTGTTCATCACCCAGGACATGTTCCTCTTCTACCTGTTCTGGGAAGTGATGCTGGTGCCCATGTATTTCCTCATTGGCATCTGGGGCGGCCCCCAGAAGCTGTACGCCGCCATCAAGCTCTTCCTCTACACCCTGGCGGGCTCCGTGCTGATGCTGGTGGCGATCCTCGCCATCTACTTCCTGCAGCACAAGACCACCGGCGCCTACGACTTCTCCCTGGCGAGCTTCCAGGCCATGGCGCCCGTGATCGCCCAGCAGTCCAAGGTCTACCAGACCCTCATGGCCCTCGCCTTCTTCATCGGCTTCGCCATCAAGGTGCCGATGTTCCCCTTCCACACCTGGCTGCCTGACGCCCACGTGCAGGCGCCCACCGCCGGCTCCGTGATCCTGGCCGCCATCCTCCTGAAGATGGGCACCTACGGCTTCATCCGGTTCCTGCTGCCCATCCTGCCCACCGCCACGAAGGAGCTGATGCCCTGGCTGATCGCCCTGGCCCTCATCGGGATCATCTACGGCGCGCTGGTGGCCATGATCCAGAAGGACATGAAGAAGCTGGTGGCCTACTCCTCCGTCAGCCACCTCGGCCTCTGCATGCTGGGGATCTTCGCCCTGAACCCCTACGGCATCAAGGGCGGCCTGTTCCAGATGATCAACCACGGAATCAGCACCAGCGGACTCTTCCTCGCGGTGGGCATCGTCTATGAGCGCCGCCACACCCGCATGATCGCGGACTACGGTGGACTTTCGAAGACCATGCCCGTCTACGCCACGATCTTCATGATCATGACCATGAGCAGCATCGGTCTCCCCGTCCTCAACGGGTTCATCGGGGAAGGCGTGATCCTGATGGGCTCCTTCCAGGCCTTCCCCTGGGCGGCCGTCGTGGCGACCCTCGGCATCATCCTCGGCGCCGCCTACATGCTGTGGATGTTCCAGCGCGTGATGTTCGGACCCATCTCTCCCGTGAACGAGAAGATGTCCGACCTGAACCTCCGCGAGGTCCTCTACTTCGCGCCGCTCGTGGCCGCCGCCTTCTGGATCGGCCTCTACCCCAAGCCGATCATGGACGTGATGGACGCCCCCGTCCGGAAGCTCGTCGAGCAGGTCCGCCCCGGCTTCCACGCCGCCGAGAGCCTCGCTGCCAAGCAGGCCGCCGCCGCCAAGCTCGGCATGCAGGGCATGGCCGCCCCGGCCCACGAGGCTGCCGGTCATGAAGCCGCTCCGGCTGGCCACGAGGCCCCCGCCGCCCACGCTCCTGCCCACGGGGGAGGCCACTGA
- a CDS encoding NADH-quinone oxidoreductase subunit N, whose protein sequence is MTGFAQGLLDALLRDTHLITPQLFLMAVATLMLWPGDLFFDRSEKHKWASITLVILAATALLVGRVPDGEGFSRMFRMDGLTRGFQMLCILGAAGAVLLSMKVLDSLKQQTVEYYALILFSVAGMLFLCGASDLISVYFSIELMAICIYILVAYLRDRANSVEAGMKYFLLGAFSSGILVYGISLLYGAAGGVTTNLADLNQALALTPTTSNLLVFAGVLMVLVGMSFKVAAVPFHMWSPDAYEGAPTPITAFMATAPKAAALAAFLRVFGTGFHGVSSEWVTPLAYIAGASMILGNVAAVKQESMKRLLAYSSIAHVGYMLLGVLSGDPKAGAQAVWLYMLIYLVMNTGAFAVVIYLQGKGEGERIEDFKGLGRKHPVLAFAMMIFLLSLAGIPPLVGFFGKFYLFKLAIEQGFVTLTVIALLTSAISAYYYLGVVNQMYFKEPEGEAAPMSSGQIFVVTVACTLVLVGTAFGPWLLDWAGRIFLI, encoded by the coding sequence ATGACCGGCTTCGCTCAGGGGCTTCTGGATGCGCTCCTCCGGGATACGCATCTCATCACGCCCCAACTCTTCCTGATGGCTGTGGCCACGCTGATGCTGTGGCCCGGCGACCTCTTCTTCGACCGGTCGGAGAAGCACAAGTGGGCCTCGATCACCCTGGTGATCCTGGCGGCGACGGCCCTGCTGGTGGGGCGCGTTCCGGACGGCGAGGGCTTCTCCCGGATGTTCCGGATGGACGGCCTCACCCGGGGCTTCCAGATGCTGTGCATCCTCGGCGCCGCCGGCGCCGTGCTCCTCAGCATGAAGGTGCTCGACAGCCTCAAGCAGCAGACGGTGGAGTACTACGCCCTGATCCTGTTTTCCGTGGCGGGGATGCTGTTCCTGTGCGGAGCCTCCGATCTGATCTCCGTCTACTTCAGCATCGAGCTGATGGCCATCTGCATCTACATCCTGGTGGCCTACCTCCGCGACCGCGCCAACAGCGTGGAAGCCGGCATGAAGTACTTTCTGCTCGGGGCCTTCTCCAGCGGGATCCTGGTCTACGGCATCAGCCTGCTCTACGGCGCCGCCGGCGGCGTGACCACCAACCTCGCCGATCTCAACCAGGCCCTGGCCCTCACGCCGACCACCAGCAACCTGCTGGTCTTCGCGGGCGTTCTGATGGTCCTCGTGGGGATGTCCTTCAAGGTGGCTGCGGTGCCCTTCCACATGTGGTCGCCGGACGCCTACGAGGGCGCTCCGACGCCCATCACCGCCTTCATGGCCACCGCGCCCAAGGCCGCGGCCCTGGCGGCCTTCCTCCGCGTTTTCGGCACGGGCTTCCACGGCGTATCCAGCGAGTGGGTCACGCCCCTCGCCTACATCGCCGGCGCCAGCATGATCCTCGGCAACGTGGCCGCCGTGAAGCAGGAGAGCATGAAGCGCCTGCTGGCCTATTCCAGCATCGCCCACGTGGGCTACATGCTGCTGGGCGTCCTGTCCGGCGATCCCAAGGCCGGCGCCCAGGCCGTGTGGCTCTACATGCTCATCTACCTGGTGATGAACACCGGCGCCTTCGCGGTGGTGATCTACCTCCAGGGCAAGGGAGAGGGCGAGCGCATCGAGGATTTCAAGGGCCTGGGCCGCAAGCATCCGGTGTTGGCCTTCGCCATGATGATCTTCCTCCTCAGCCTCGCGGGCATTCCGCCGCTGGTGGGCTTCTTCGGGAAGTTCTACCTGTTCAAGCTGGCCATCGAGCAGGGCTTCGTCACCCTCACCGTCATCGCGCTCCTGACCAGCGCCATCAGCGCCTACTACTACCTGGGCGTGGTGAACCAGATGTACTTCAAGGAGCCCGAGGGCGAAGCCGCCCCCATGAGCTCCGGGCAGATCTTCGTCGTGACCGTGGCCTGCACGCTGGTTCTGGTGGGCACCGCGTTCGGTCCCTGGCTGCTGGATTGGGCCGGCAGGATCTTCTTGATCTGA
- a CDS encoding AtpZ/AtpI family protein: MIFKRGDGVDPGERALWGDLMSLGLTFPLCIALGFFLGRWIGRGFGHAAVGQWIGLVWGIGAAFWELYKVNRRMGRRDQEELKRLREGKGPDARDQR, from the coding sequence GTGATCTTCAAGCGGGGCGACGGGGTGGATCCCGGAGAGCGGGCGCTGTGGGGGGACCTCATGTCCCTCGGCCTCACGTTCCCCCTGTGCATCGCCCTGGGCTTCTTCCTGGGCCGGTGGATCGGCAGGGGATTCGGACATGCCGCCGTGGGGCAGTGGATCGGTCTGGTGTGGGGCATCGGGGCCGCCTTTTGGGAGTTGTACAAGGTGAACCGCCGGATGGGCCGCCGGGACCAGGAGGAACTGAAGCGCCTCCGCGAAGGGAAGGGGCCGGATGCGCGCGACCAGAGGTGA
- the atpB gene encoding F0F1 ATP synthase subunit A has protein sequence MEHHASLLAQWLTQVLHLARHPWPGFAHGAPLSLLERYDHLLNATLAALLAMAITTLVRKNLARIPGPLQQTFEGVVGGLKDMINDNIAHHGERYLPFIGTMALFVFFNNLFGLLPALSPGTSNWNVTLGAALVVFGYYNFHGMKEQGFVKYWAHFAGPIWWLAPLMFPLEILGLLSRILSHSLRLFGNIAGEHVVAGIFFGLMPILLPVPMMFLGLFFGLIQTFVFTMLATIYLSGAVSHEH, from the coding sequence ATGGAACACCACGCATCGTTGCTCGCCCAGTGGCTCACCCAGGTGCTGCACCTGGCTCGGCACCCCTGGCCCGGCTTCGCCCATGGCGCGCCCCTGTCGCTTCTGGAGCGCTACGACCACCTCCTGAACGCGACCCTGGCCGCCCTGCTTGCCATGGCGATCACCACCCTCGTGCGGAAGAACCTCGCCCGCATTCCCGGCCCCCTCCAGCAGACCTTCGAAGGCGTGGTCGGCGGGCTGAAGGACATGATCAACGACAACATCGCCCACCACGGCGAGCGCTACCTGCCCTTCATCGGGACCATGGCCCTGTTCGTCTTCTTCAACAACCTCTTCGGTCTCCTGCCCGCCCTCAGCCCCGGCACCAGCAACTGGAACGTCACCCTGGGCGCGGCCCTGGTGGTGTTCGGCTACTACAACTTCCACGGGATGAAGGAGCAGGGCTTCGTCAAGTACTGGGCCCACTTCGCCGGTCCCATCTGGTGGCTGGCGCCCCTGATGTTCCCCCTGGAGATCCTGGGCCTGCTCAGCCGCATTCTCAGCCACTCCCTCCGTCTCTTCGGAAACATCGCCGGCGAGCATGTGGTGGCGGGCATCTTCTTCGGCCTGATGCCCATCCTGCTCCCCGTTCCCATGATGTTCCTGGGGCTGTTCTTCGGCCTGATCCAGACCTTCGTGTTCACGATGCTCGCCACGATCTACCTGAGCGGAGCCGTATCCCACGAGCATTGA
- a CDS encoding ATP synthase F0 subunit C, whose translation MKKFLTTAFLFTLAAVAFAQGAPVVVQKSLFEGQFVAHLSLAIAAAGCGLAQGKAVVAACEGVARNPQAAGNIRTTMIIGLALIEALVIYVLVAAFAIK comes from the coding sequence ATGAAGAAGTTCCTCACCACCGCCTTCCTGTTCACCCTGGCCGCCGTCGCCTTCGCGCAGGGCGCCCCCGTGGTGGTTCAGAAGAGCCTGTTCGAAGGCCAGTTCGTGGCCCACCTCTCCCTCGCCATCGCGGCCGCCGGCTGCGGTCTGGCCCAGGGCAAGGCCGTGGTCGCCGCCTGCGAGGGCGTGGCCCGCAATCCCCAGGCCGCCGGCAACATCCGCACCACGATGATCATCGGCCTGGCCCTCATCGAGGCCCTCGTGATCTACGTGCTCGTCGCCGCCTTCGCCATCAAGTAG
- a CDS encoding TIGR04552 family protein, with protein MRNESLFPMPPEITQVILGGGSPIDLDGLRIQSHDEAWNFALNYGYDMSIPSQWARVVKVYEDAIDFLEGVVLEGTDLHVPHELRTLGDPLDLLVWASERPRTLDGRWSCAVLRVMHTLFHVDHNVNLRYLPEIQRQVFDRYDQYLVCEDGRWCLRGAYDVPLVTVERKENKDRVSMLLKMLHKPENVAETIYDQIGIRLVAEDQLGVLMVIRFLLDHHVLMPTHIKPSRSRNLMIDLEALAAWTEAMPPLFQVYDLSSEERRALSHTLALKPGSQEQNPFSSKDYSAVQFTARTLIRLPGPAAPALESVQKRLESLGRSDLVDLARIPELIQEQEEFTFFFAHEVQVMEQSGFQSSRSGPASHSEYKQRQRDAARRRVLQGILQEEPC; from the coding sequence ATGCGAAACGAATCCCTCTTCCCCATGCCCCCGGAGATCACCCAGGTCATCCTGGGGGGCGGGTCCCCCATCGATCTGGATGGCCTGCGGATCCAGTCCCACGACGAGGCCTGGAACTTCGCCCTCAACTACGGCTACGACATGAGCATCCCCAGCCAGTGGGCGCGGGTGGTGAAGGTCTACGAGGACGCCATCGATTTCCTGGAAGGCGTGGTCCTGGAAGGGACGGACCTCCACGTGCCCCACGAGTTGCGGACGCTGGGCGATCCGCTGGATCTCCTCGTATGGGCGTCGGAGCGGCCCCGTACCTTGGACGGGCGCTGGTCCTGCGCCGTCCTGCGGGTGATGCACACCCTCTTCCACGTGGACCACAACGTGAACCTGCGGTATCTCCCGGAGATCCAGCGCCAGGTCTTCGACCGCTACGACCAGTACCTGGTGTGCGAGGACGGGCGGTGGTGCCTGCGGGGGGCCTACGACGTGCCGCTGGTGACGGTGGAGCGGAAGGAGAACAAGGACCGCGTGTCCATGCTCCTGAAGATGCTGCACAAGCCCGAGAACGTGGCGGAGACCATCTACGACCAGATCGGGATCCGCCTGGTGGCCGAGGACCAGCTGGGCGTCCTGATGGTCATCCGCTTCCTGCTGGACCACCACGTCCTGATGCCCACCCACATCAAGCCCAGCCGCAGCCGGAACCTGATGATCGACCTGGAGGCCCTGGCCGCCTGGACCGAGGCCATGCCCCCGCTCTTCCAGGTCTACGACCTCAGTTCCGAGGAGCGCCGGGCCCTCAGCCACACCCTGGCCCTGAAGCCGGGGAGCCAGGAGCAGAATCCCTTTTCCAGCAAGGATTACTCCGCCGTCCAGTTCACGGCCCGCACCCTGATCCGCCTTCCCGGGCCAGCGGCCCCAGCCCTGGAGAGCGTCCAAAAGCGGCTGGAGAGCCTGGGACGATCGGATTTGGTCGATCTTGCCCGCATCCCGGAGTTGATCCAGGAACAGGAGGAGTTTACGTTCTTTTTTGCACATGAAGTCCAAGTGATGGAACAATCGGGGTTTCAAAGCTCACGATCCGGTCCTGCATCCCATTCGGAATACAAACAGCGCCAGCGGGACGCTGCGCGGCGCAGGGTGCTTCAGGGAATTCTTCAGGAGGAACCATGTTGA
- a CDS encoding STAS domain-containing protein: MLNIQTRQEGVASVVSIQGKVNFEVTAQLRDVIRETVATVQPKLLVINLEGVSFIDSSGLGLLVAARNSVDKSGGKLHLCCLPAPVKKTFDQTNLTNYFSIFSTEQDALRGA; the protein is encoded by the coding sequence ATGTTGAACATCCAGACCCGCCAAGAGGGCGTCGCCTCGGTGGTGTCGATTCAGGGGAAGGTCAATTTCGAAGTGACCGCCCAGCTGAGGGACGTGATCCGGGAGACCGTCGCGACGGTGCAGCCCAAGCTCCTGGTGATCAACCTGGAGGGCGTCAGCTTCATCGACTCGTCGGGCCTGGGCCTCCTCGTGGCCGCCCGCAACAGCGTGGACAAGTCCGGCGGCAAGCTGCACCTGTGCTGCCTGCCCGCGCCGGTCAAGAAGACCTTCGACCAGACCAACCTCACCAACTACTTCTCCATCTTCTCCACGGAACAGGACGCCCTGCGGGGCGCCTGA